A portion of the Edaphobacter lichenicola genome contains these proteins:
- a CDS encoding L-threonylcarbamoyladenylate synthase: MTAETLRIHPDEPEPALIEYVVASLNSGNVVALPTDTFYGLAVDPVNLQAVDRIYDLKARARHKPLSLLIAEVAQAYEIARQLDSAFDRLAEKFWPGPLTIVVKAGSKLPLRVTANTGNLALRVPEAAIPRAVVSRLGLPITATSANLAGHPECTTPLGVREQLGDKLPLIVDGGPTARTTATTIVDLSGGGNSWMILREGAIPTHEIALALQH, from the coding sequence TTGACGGCCGAAACTCTCCGCATTCATCCCGACGAACCAGAACCAGCGCTCATCGAATACGTCGTCGCCAGCCTCAACAGCGGCAACGTCGTCGCCCTTCCCACCGACACCTTTTACGGCCTCGCCGTCGACCCGGTCAACCTCCAGGCCGTCGATCGTATCTACGACCTCAAAGCTCGCGCCCGGCACAAACCACTCTCGCTTCTCATCGCCGAGGTCGCCCAGGCCTACGAGATAGCCCGTCAGCTCGACTCCGCCTTCGACCGCCTCGCCGAAAAGTTCTGGCCTGGCCCACTCACCATCGTCGTCAAAGCCGGCTCCAAACTCCCGCTTCGTGTCACCGCCAACACTGGCAACCTCGCCCTCCGCGTCCCCGAAGCCGCCATCCCGCGAGCCGTCGTTAGCCGCCTCGGCCTTCCCATCACCGCCACCTCCGCCAACCTGGCTGGCCATCCTGAGTGCACCACGCCCCTGGGCGTTCGCGAACAACTCGGCGATAAGCTTCCCCTCATCGTCGACGGCGGTCCCACCGCTCGCACCACCGCGACCACCATCGTCGATCTATCCGGCGGCGGCAACTCCTGGATGATCCTCCGCGAAGGAGCCATCCCCACCCACGAGATCGCTCTGGCGCTTCAGCACTGA
- a CDS encoding TrmH family RNA methyltransferase: MQTPEMVVSSRTNARVKQLRAAFQGHARLSGGMVAIEGDHLLEEALRSGMVLKTVFLSERRAVPKVVPRGVEVLRLTEEVFGSVVETQSPQGVAALMVPPVRTLADLLEGAGAALILIAVGLQDPGNMGTLVRSAEAFGANGVLTTPGTVSAWNQKALRASVGSVFRVPVAGVTASEIAELKGRGVRLIAAVGEDDFGVVAAREMDFSSACAVMIGNEGSGLAAEWMEMCDARVTIPCPGPVESLNAAVAGSLLLYEASRQRGGGKDKVQKQNTGILRSAQDDDIKGTEMTQTTLKQVGNESV, from the coding sequence ATGCAGACTCCGGAGATGGTGGTTTCGAGCAGGACGAATGCGCGGGTGAAGCAGCTGCGAGCGGCGTTTCAGGGCCATGCGCGATTGAGCGGTGGGATGGTCGCGATCGAAGGCGATCATCTGCTGGAAGAGGCGCTGCGAAGTGGAATGGTGCTGAAGACTGTCTTTTTGAGCGAGCGGCGTGCGGTGCCGAAGGTTGTGCCGCGTGGGGTGGAGGTGCTGCGGCTCACGGAAGAGGTGTTTGGGAGTGTGGTGGAGACGCAGTCGCCGCAGGGGGTGGCGGCTTTGATGGTTCCGCCGGTGCGAACTTTGGCGGATTTGCTTGAAGGCGCCGGGGCTGCTTTGATTTTGATTGCGGTGGGACTGCAGGATCCGGGAAACATGGGGACGCTTGTGCGGTCGGCTGAGGCGTTTGGGGCTAATGGAGTTTTGACGACGCCGGGCACGGTGAGCGCATGGAATCAGAAGGCGCTGCGGGCTAGTGTTGGGAGTGTGTTTCGTGTGCCGGTGGCTGGGGTGACGGCTTCAGAGATTGCGGAGTTGAAGGGGCGTGGGGTTCGGTTGATTGCTGCTGTGGGGGAGGATGATTTTGGCGTGGTTGCTGCGCGGGAGATGGATTTTTCGTCGGCTTGTGCTGTGATGATCGGCAATGAAGGAAGTGGGTTGGCGGCGGAGTGGATGGAGATGTGTGATGCACGTGTGACGATTCCCTGCCCTGGGCCGGTGGAGAGTTTGAATGCTGCGGTGGCGGGGTCGTTGCTGTTGTATGAGGCTAGTCGGCAGCGTGGTGGCGGTAAGGACAAAGTGCAAAAGCAAAATACAGGGATCCTTCGCTCCGCTCAGGATGACGACATCAAAGGAACAGAGATGACTCAAACGACATTGAAGCAGGTGGGCAATGAGTCTGTTTGA
- a CDS encoding replication-associated recombination protein A, with protein MSLFDASPMSAPAAYARQAPLAERMRPRTLAEYVGQEHLLGPGKPLRLAIEGDDPTSMIFWGPPGTGKTTLAKIIAQMTQASFIEFSAVLSGIKEIKNVMVEVEKAASFGAGFYKGTILFVDEIHRFNKAQQDAFLPYVERGTIRLIGATTENPSFEINAALLSRCRVYTLVALTEEQVVGLLRRALADVERGLGSSGVEADDEALATIASYSSGDARNALNALDVAAKLAEGRGERLITKPLAAEAMQRRVLLYDKKGEQHYDIISALHKSVRNSDPDAAMYWLGRMLEAGEDPMYCARRIVRMAVEDIGLAAPEALNLCLSARDAMHFLGHPEGELALAQAVVYLALAPKSNAVYTAYGAVKADIEATAAEPVPLHLRNAPTKLMKSLDYGKEYQYAHDVEGRVADMECLPAGLAGRRYYHPTNEGREKLLAQRMDEIARIKAEKRK; from the coding sequence ATGAGTCTGTTTGATGCTAGTCCGATGAGTGCTCCTGCTGCTTATGCGCGGCAGGCTCCGCTGGCGGAGAGGATGCGGCCGCGTACGCTTGCGGAGTATGTTGGGCAAGAGCATCTGCTGGGGCCGGGCAAACCGCTGCGGTTGGCGATTGAGGGTGATGATCCTACGTCGATGATCTTTTGGGGGCCTCCGGGGACTGGGAAGACTACGCTGGCGAAGATTATTGCGCAGATGACGCAGGCTAGCTTTATTGAGTTCTCTGCGGTGCTGAGTGGGATCAAAGAGATCAAGAATGTAATGGTGGAGGTAGAGAAGGCTGCGAGCTTTGGGGCTGGATTTTACAAAGGGACGATCCTGTTTGTGGATGAGATTCATCGTTTCAATAAGGCTCAGCAGGATGCGTTTTTGCCTTACGTCGAGCGCGGGACAATTCGGTTGATTGGGGCTACGACGGAGAATCCTTCGTTTGAGATCAATGCTGCACTGCTGTCGCGGTGCAGGGTTTATACACTGGTAGCGTTGACCGAGGAGCAGGTGGTGGGGCTGCTGCGGAGGGCGTTGGCGGATGTTGAGCGTGGGCTTGGATCGAGTGGGGTTGAGGCGGATGATGAGGCGTTAGCGACGATCGCTTCGTACTCGAGCGGAGATGCTCGGAACGCGCTGAATGCGTTGGATGTGGCGGCGAAGCTGGCGGAGGGTCGCGGCGAGAGGCTGATTACGAAGCCGCTGGCGGCGGAGGCGATGCAGCGGAGGGTGCTGCTGTATGACAAGAAGGGCGAGCAGCACTACGACATCATCTCGGCGTTGCATAAGAGTGTGAGGAACTCGGATCCGGATGCGGCGATGTATTGGCTGGGGCGGATGCTTGAGGCGGGCGAAGATCCGATGTACTGTGCGCGGCGGATTGTACGGATGGCAGTGGAAGATATCGGACTAGCTGCTCCTGAGGCTTTGAATTTGTGCCTGAGTGCGCGAGATGCGATGCATTTTCTGGGGCATCCGGAGGGAGAGTTGGCGTTGGCGCAGGCGGTGGTTTATCTGGCGCTCGCGCCGAAGTCGAATGCGGTCTACACGGCTTATGGCGCGGTGAAGGCGGATATTGAAGCGACGGCTGCGGAGCCGGTGCCGCTGCATCTGCGGAATGCTCCGACGAAGTTGATGAAGTCGCTCGACTACGGCAAGGAGTATCAGTACGCGCATGATGTGGAGGGGCGCGTGGCGGATATGGAGTGTCTGCCGGCGGGGTTGGCGGGGCGACGGTACTACCATCCGACGAATGAGGGGCGGGAGAAGCTGTTGGCGCAGCGGATGGATGAGATTGCGCGGATCAAGGCAGAAAAACGAAAGTAG